A section of the Agrobacterium tumefaciens genome encodes:
- a CDS encoding type II toxin-antitoxin system RelE/ParE family toxin — translation MKRRRLVVTARALDDLLADHNYIARFNPVAARRFLEDINVKMISLARYGITGVPRSFAPNLRAFPYRDRCIYFIVDDKKMCVLRVLHGHQNISADDFKQEEN, via the coding sequence ATGAAGCGAAGGCGTCTGGTGGTCACCGCACGGGCACTGGACGATCTTCTCGCCGATCATAATTATATCGCGCGATTCAATCCCGTTGCTGCTAGGCGCTTTCTGGAAGACATCAACGTCAAAATGATCTCGCTGGCGCGATACGGGATAACAGGTGTGCCTCGGAGCTTCGCGCCGAATTTGCGGGCTTTCCCCTATCGTGATCGATGCATCTATTTCATCGTCGACGACAAGAAGATGTGTGTGCTGCGCGTGCTGCACGGCCATCAAAACATTTCCGCCGACGATTTCAAACAAGAAGAAAACTGA
- the alr gene encoding alanine racemase, whose product MTDDFEDSFPEHETDAFEHAPLRLTVDLGALADNWRDMKRRSGRARTAAVVKADAYGLGIEDCGATLYHAGARDFFVATVAEGATLRSYAPEARIFVLSGVWQGQERQVFDNDLVPVLASEEQLSFWMATVAERGDHPCALHVDTGFNRLGLPLEDALFLADDVTRPASFDPVLVLSHLACGDTPSAPMNRAQLESFRKVSAAFEGIESSLSASAGIFLGPDYHFDLTRPGIALYGGEAVNDVANPMRAVAKAEARIIQIREAGEGQTVSYGGTFLLKRASRLAIASVGYADGYQRSLSGSGIPLRDMGHGGAYGVVNGHRVPVAGRVTMDLTIFDVTDVPRNAIRAGDYIELFGPNVPVDEVARAAGTIGYEMLTGLGLRYERQYLMADD is encoded by the coding sequence ATGACAGACGACTTCGAAGACAGCTTCCCCGAACACGAAACAGACGCCTTCGAGCACGCGCCACTGCGGCTCACCGTCGATCTCGGTGCTCTCGCCGATAATTGGCGGGACATGAAAAGGCGCTCCGGCAGGGCGCGGACCGCGGCTGTCGTCAAGGCCGATGCTTACGGCCTTGGCATCGAGGATTGCGGTGCGACCCTTTATCATGCGGGCGCGCGCGATTTCTTCGTGGCGACGGTCGCCGAGGGCGCGACCCTGCGCTCCTATGCGCCGGAGGCACGCATCTTCGTGCTGTCGGGCGTCTGGCAGGGGCAGGAACGGCAGGTCTTCGACAATGATCTGGTGCCGGTCCTCGCCTCCGAGGAGCAGCTCTCCTTCTGGATGGCAACGGTCGCCGAGCGTGGCGATCACCCCTGCGCGCTGCATGTGGACACCGGTTTCAACCGGCTCGGCCTGCCGCTTGAGGACGCACTTTTCCTTGCCGACGACGTGACACGTCCGGCAAGCTTCGATCCGGTTCTCGTGCTGTCCCACCTCGCCTGCGGCGATACGCCATCGGCGCCGATGAACAGGGCACAGCTTGAATCATTCCGAAAGGTTAGCGCCGCTTTCGAAGGTATTGAATCAAGCCTTTCGGCTTCCGCTGGTATCTTTCTCGGTCCCGATTATCATTTTGACCTCACCCGCCCCGGCATCGCACTTTATGGCGGCGAAGCGGTGAACGACGTCGCCAATCCCATGCGTGCCGTCGCCAAGGCCGAGGCACGCATCATCCAGATTCGTGAGGCGGGCGAAGGCCAGACCGTCAGTTATGGCGGGACTTTCCTGCTGAAACGCGCAAGCAGGCTTGCCATTGCTTCCGTCGGTTATGCGGATGGTTATCAGCGCTCGCTGTCCGGTTCGGGCATCCCGCTACGCGACATGGGCCATGGCGGCGCTTACGGCGTGGTCAACGGCCACAGGGTGCCGGTGGCCGGCCGCGTGACCATGGATCTCACCATTTTCGACGTCACCGATGTGCCCCGCAATGCCATTCGCGCCGGCGATTACATCGAGCTTTTCGGTCCAAACGTGCCCGTAGACGAGGTCGCTCGCGCGGCGGGAACGATCGGCTACGAGATGCTGACAGGGCTCGGCCTTCGGTATGAGCGGCAATATCTGATGGCCGACGACTGA
- a CDS encoding CvpA family protein yields the protein MPITIFDGIVIAVVLFSALLAMVRGFSREILSIASWGGSVAAAYYLYPVLLPYARNYTDDDKIAIAGSAGVVFLVSLIVISFITSRIADFIIDSRIGALDRTLGFLFGAARGILLLVVAVAFWNWLVDVKTQPEWVTQAKSKPFLDGLVGKLEAVLPDDIEPQIRSRILGKPPEPTTAQTPAEDVPATNQPATNN from the coding sequence ATGCCCATTACAATTTTCGACGGCATCGTCATCGCCGTTGTTCTTTTCTCCGCCCTTCTTGCGATGGTGCGCGGTTTTTCACGCGAAATCCTGTCGATTGCGAGCTGGGGCGGCTCGGTCGCCGCTGCCTATTATCTTTATCCGGTCCTGCTGCCTTATGCGCGCAACTATACCGATGACGACAAGATCGCCATTGCCGGCTCCGCCGGTGTGGTCTTCCTCGTCTCGCTGATCGTCATTTCCTTCATTACCTCGCGTATTGCGGATTTCATCATCGACAGCCGCATCGGCGCACTGGACCGTACGCTCGGTTTCCTGTTCGGCGCAGCACGCGGGATTTTGCTGCTGGTCGTCGCGGTCGCTTTCTGGAACTGGCTGGTGGATGTGAAGACGCAGCCGGAATGGGTGACCCAGGCCAAGTCCAAGCCTTTCCTCGACGGGCTGGTGGGCAAGCTGGAAGCGGTTCTGCCTGACGATATCGAACCGCAGATCCGCTCGCGAATCCTTGGCAAGCCGCCGGAGCCGACGACAGCGCAGACGCCTGCGGAAGATGTGCCGGCAACAAATCAACCGGCAACGAATAATTGA
- the radA gene encoding DNA repair protein RadA yields the protein MAKAKTQFVCQNCGTVHNRWAGKCEGCGEWNTIVEEDPMGGIGSGPGKAPKKGRPVTLTSLSGEIEEAPRIPTGISELDRATGGGFVRGSAVLIGGDPGIGKSTLLMQAAAALSRRGHRIIYVSGEEAVAQVRLRAQRLGAADTDVLLAAETNVEDILATISEGKRPDLVIIDSIQTLWSDTADSAPGTVTQVRTGVQAMIRFAKQTGATMVLVGHVTKEGQIAGPRVVEHMVDAVLYFEGDRGHHYRILRTVKNRFGPTDEIGVFEMSDRGLREVSNPSELFLGERNEKSPGAAVFAGIEGTRPILVEVQALVAATSLGTPRRAVVGWDSSRLAMILAVLEAHCGVKLGQHDVYLNVAGGYRISEPAADMAIASALVSSLAGLALPADCVYFGEISLSGAVRPVSHTGQRLKEAEKLGFSAALLPSASAELPKGGKGRWTEIESLPDLVARIAGSGNRFKQVEDDEY from the coding sequence ATGGCCAAAGCCAAGACTCAATTCGTGTGCCAGAACTGTGGTACGGTGCATAACCGCTGGGCGGGAAAATGCGAAGGCTGCGGCGAATGGAATACCATCGTCGAAGAGGACCCGATGGGCGGCATCGGCTCCGGGCCGGGCAAGGCGCCCAAGAAGGGCCGGCCTGTCACGCTCACCTCACTTTCAGGTGAAATCGAGGAGGCGCCGCGCATCCCGACCGGCATCAGCGAACTCGACCGGGCGACCGGCGGCGGTTTCGTGCGTGGCTCAGCCGTCCTGATCGGCGGCGACCCGGGCATCGGCAAATCGACGCTCCTCATGCAGGCGGCGGCCGCCCTTTCGCGGCGCGGCCATCGCATCATCTATGTCTCGGGCGAAGAGGCGGTGGCGCAGGTGCGCTTGCGGGCGCAACGTCTCGGCGCTGCTGACACCGATGTGCTGCTGGCGGCGGAAACGAATGTCGAGGACATTCTGGCCACGATCTCCGAGGGCAAGCGGCCCGATCTCGTCATCATCGATTCAATCCAGACCCTGTGGAGCGATACGGCCGATTCCGCTCCCGGCACGGTGACGCAGGTGCGCACCGGCGTGCAGGCGATGATCCGCTTCGCCAAGCAGACGGGTGCGACCATGGTGCTTGTCGGCCATGTTACCAAGGAAGGGCAGATCGCCGGGCCGCGCGTGGTGGAGCATATGGTCGATGCCGTGCTCTATTTCGAGGGAGATCGCGGCCACCATTACCGTATCCTTCGCACCGTCAAAAACCGCTTCGGACCGACCGATGAGATCGGCGTCTTCGAAATGTCGGATCGCGGCCTCAGGGAAGTGTCCAATCCATCGGAACTGTTTCTAGGGGAACGCAACGAAAAATCACCAGGCGCTGCGGTTTTTGCCGGCATCGAAGGCACCCGCCCCATACTGGTCGAGGTTCAGGCACTTGTCGCGGCGACATCGCTCGGCACGCCGCGCCGCGCGGTCGTCGGCTGGGACAGTTCCCGCCTCGCGATGATTCTTGCCGTACTGGAGGCGCATTGCGGGGTGAAGCTTGGCCAGCACGATGTCTATCTCAACGTCGCGGGTGGCTACCGTATTTCCGAACCGGCCGCCGATATGGCGATTGCGTCTGCGCTGGTTTCCTCGCTTGCCGGTCTTGCCCTGCCCGCCGATTGCGTCTATTTCGGCGAAATCAGCCTGTCGGGTGCGGTGCGCCCGGTCTCGCATACCGGCCAGCGTTTGAAAGAAGCGGAAAAACTCGGCTTCTCCGCCGCACTTCTGCCTTCTGCTTCGGCTGAATTGCCGAAAGGCGGCAAAGGGCGCTGGACGGAAATTGAAAGCCTTCCGGACCTCGTGGCCCGCATCGCCGGCTCCGGCAACCGGTTCAAACAGGTTGAGGACGACGAATATTGA
- a CDS encoding type II toxin-antitoxin system ParD family antitoxin → MPDIHLSEQDEKFIEEQVAAGIFKDADAVVSAGLRLLGSNEGKLVELQRLIQEGLDDVEAGRVMEFSTADDLTAHIIKLAGEQNEAKASGGHRTGTGRSSRRS, encoded by the coding sequence ATGCCCGACATCCATTTGAGCGAGCAGGACGAGAAGTTCATCGAAGAGCAGGTGGCGGCTGGTATCTTCAAGGATGCGGACGCGGTGGTATCCGCCGGTTTGCGCCTGCTCGGCAGTAATGAAGGTAAGCTCGTAGAGCTTCAGCGGCTGATCCAGGAAGGGCTGGACGATGTGGAAGCCGGCCGGGTGATGGAATTTTCCACGGCGGATGATTTAACCGCACATATCATAAAGCTCGCGGGGGAACAGAATGAAGCGAAGGCGTCTGGTGGTCACCGCACGGGCACTGGACGATCTTCTCGCCGATCATAA
- the purF gene encoding amidophosphoribosyltransferase: MIEPLSHSKFPEATFKEEIDGDTLHEECGVFGILGHADASALTALGLHALQHRGQEAAGIVSFDGKRFHQERHMGLVGDHYTDPATLARLPGSIAIGHTRYSTTGEVAMRNVQPLFAELEEGGISIAHNGNFTNGLTLRRQIIATGAICQSTSDTEVVLHLIARSRHSSTADRFIDAIRQMEGGYSMLAMTRTKLIAARDPIGIRPLVMGELDGKPIFCSETCALDIIGAKFVRDVENGEVIICEIQPDGSITIDARKPSKPQPERLCLFEYVYFARPDSVVGGRNVYTTRKNMGINLAKEAPLEADVVVPVPDGGTPAALGFAQESGIPFEYGIIRNHYVGRTFIEPTQQIRAFGVKLKHSANRAMIEGKRVVLVDDSIVRGTTSVKIVQMIREAGAKEVHIRVASPMIFHPDFYGIDTPDADKLLANQYADVEAMAKYIGADSLAFLSIDGLYRAVGGENRNPARPQFTDHYFTGDYPTRLLDKNGEAMGSKISMLASNG, encoded by the coding sequence ATGATTGAGCCGCTTTCGCATTCCAAGTTTCCTGAGGCCACTTTCAAGGAAGAGATCGACGGCGATACGCTGCATGAAGAATGCGGCGTTTTCGGCATTCTCGGCCATGCCGATGCTTCGGCGCTGACCGCGCTTGGCCTGCATGCGCTGCAGCATCGTGGCCAGGAAGCAGCCGGCATCGTCTCGTTCGACGGCAAGCGTTTCCACCAGGAACGCCATATGGGCCTCGTCGGCGATCATTATACCGATCCCGCAACCCTTGCCCGTCTGCCCGGCTCCATCGCGATTGGCCACACGCGTTATTCCACGACCGGCGAAGTGGCGATGCGCAACGTGCAGCCGCTGTTTGCCGAGCTGGAAGAAGGCGGCATTTCCATTGCCCATAACGGCAACTTCACCAACGGCCTGACGCTTCGCCGCCAGATCATCGCCACCGGCGCGATCTGTCAGTCGACGTCCGATACCGAAGTCGTGCTGCACCTCATCGCGCGCTCCCGCCACTCATCCACCGCCGATCGTTTCATTGACGCCATCCGCCAGATGGAAGGCGGTTATTCGATGCTGGCGATGACCCGCACCAAGCTCATTGCCGCGCGTGACCCGATCGGTATCCGCCCGCTGGTCATGGGCGAGCTGGACGGCAAGCCGATCTTCTGCTCGGAGACCTGCGCTCTCGATATTATCGGCGCGAAATTCGTCCGCGACGTTGAAAACGGCGAAGTCATCATCTGCGAGATCCAGCCTGACGGTTCGATCACCATCGATGCGCGCAAGCCGTCGAAGCCGCAGCCGGAGCGTCTCTGCCTGTTCGAATATGTCTATTTCGCCCGCCCCGATTCCGTCGTTGGCGGACGCAACGTCTACACGACGCGCAAGAACATGGGCATAAACCTTGCCAAGGAAGCCCCGCTCGAAGCCGACGTCGTTGTCCCGGTTCCCGATGGCGGCACGCCGGCAGCGCTTGGTTTTGCGCAGGAAAGCGGTATTCCCTTCGAATACGGCATCATTCGCAACCATTATGTCGGCCGCACCTTCATCGAGCCCACCCAGCAGATCCGTGCTTTCGGCGTCAAGCTCAAGCATTCTGCCAACCGGGCGATGATCGAAGGCAAGCGCGTGGTGCTAGTGGATGATTCTATCGTCCGTGGCACGACCTCGGTCAAGATCGTCCAGATGATCCGCGAGGCTGGCGCGAAGGAAGTTCATATCCGCGTCGCCAGCCCGATGATCTTCCACCCCGATTTTTACGGCATCGACACGCCTGATGCCGACAAGCTGCTCGCCAACCAGTATGCCGACGTCGAGGCGATGGCGAAATATATCGGCGCCGATTCGCTGGCGTTCCTCTCGATCGACGGACTTTACCGCGCCGTTGGCGGTGAGAACCGCAATCCGGCGCGACCGCAGTTCACCGACCACTATTTCACCGGCGATTATCCGACCCGCCTCCTGGACAAGAACGGCGAGGCGATGGGCAGCAAGATTTCCATGCTGGCCAGCAACGGCTGA